Genomic segment of uncultured Desulfobacter sp.:
GAGCCGGTGGATGCCTGGACCGTGGCTGAAACTGCTGACCAGGTGGAGATATCCCCCCCGATCAGCAGTTCTATCGCCTTAAAAAATCCTTCAAGAAGAAATGCCATTATGACCTTTGTGAAACCTGGCTAAACCGTACAGATTTATTTAGCATTGGGGATAAACAGTTTTTTCCCAAGAAGCCTGAAGTCGCCGATTTTCTTCTGGGCACTTTCAGAGGCCATCCAGTCGGAAAATTTCAAGGCCAGCTCATACTTGGCCTTGGGGCAGTTCGCAGGGTTAAGGGTCAGTACGGAGTATTGATTTAAAAGGATATCATCCCCTTCCACCAGTACGGTCAACGGTGCGTCTCCGCCCTGCTGGTCCTGGTATTTGATATAGGTGCCGCGGTCGGTCATGGTGTAACCATTTCTTTCCTGGGTAACATTAATGGTGGCCAGCATGCCCTGACCGGTTTGAACGTACCATGCTTCTTTGTCCGGCAATGCAATGCCTGCATTTTTCCAGAGCAGTTTTTCTTTTTTGTTGGTGCCTGAATCATCCCCCCGGCTCATGAAAAAAGCTTCCTTGGTCTTGATGGCGGACAGGGCCTGGGAAATATCTTTACCCTTTATGCCTGCCGGATCGGATTTGGGGCCGATGATCACAAAATCATTGTACATGACTTCCCGCCGGTCTTTGCCGTAGTTGGCAGCTAAATATGCTTTTTCTGCCGCTGGGGCGTGGACGAGCAGGACGTCCACATCACAGTTCTGGCCAAGCTTCAGAGCTTTGCCTGTTCCCGTAGATGTCCATTTCAGGGTGATGCCGGTCTCTTGTTCAAAAAAAGGAATCAGGTAATCAAGCAATCCTGTATTGTCCGTTGAGGTGGTAGTGGCCATCATTAATTCTCCGTTTGCACCGGCCTGCACCGTAACGGCACAGAATAAACCTATGAGGACAGCAAACCATACGGATAAACATTTTTTGAGTTTCATTTTTACTCCTTTAATAAAGATGCTACATTAAAAATTGTGGTTTTGTTCTGTATGAACGTTTTCAAGACTTACTAATTAGTTCTATTGTTTGTTTGGGGGCGAACCCGAAGGGGGGGAAGATGAGCCAGGTTAACCCACGACCATATTACGGAAAATACATAAAACATATTGTTATTTCATAAGACAAGATGGTGCTGTTTGTCAATAAATAGATGTTTTAAATCCACTGTTTTTAGATTTCAAACATGCTGAAATTTAACATAAACGGTTTCCATGCGAATTTTTTAACTATTTTAAATTAAATGATAGGTTGAACATATTCGAGTGTTGAAACCTTTGTTTTTTTCGTATAGGATGTACTTAAATTCAAAAACAGCGAAATTTGTTGATTCAATACTTGTTTTAGATGAACATCGTTCTAAATTGATCTGATCCTCTGTTCTGATAAATCGCCCTCTATAGGTATGTCGCGCGATCAATTTCGTTCTTTTACCGGCATGTCCAATGCCTTAAAAAAAATGCACGTGGACAAAAATTAAAAATTTAAATTCACGGGAATTAAAGATCAAAGAGGTATTCTGTAACAATCCGTTCAGCTGTAAAATCGCAAAGACAAAGATATAGGCAAAAAAGGCCGACAATATAAAATTGCATAAGGGATGAGTTAAAAAGTGAATCCAGTTAATCTTATTCCTGTACCGGATACAATTCCCGTACACTGGGCGTGGTTTCAGGTGCTGTTGATCGTTACGTTTGCTTTGCACCTGCTTTTCATGAATGCCATGCTGGGCAACGCAATCATGGCGTTATTCCGAGAATTTAAGATTGACAAAGACGCGGATGCTATGAATTTTCGGACCGCTACAAAATTGCCTTACACCATCGCGTTCACCGTAAATATGGGTGTGGCGCCCCTGCTGTTTATTCAGGTGCTTTACGGGCACTTTATTTACACGAGCTCCATTTTGATGGCGGCCTACTGGTTGTCCATTATCCTGCTTTTAATTTTGGCATACTATGCGGCTTATATTTACGACTTCAAATTTAACGCCATGGGCCGCAGCAGGACAATTTTTATCAGCATCAGCGTGATACTCCTGCTTTGGATCGGGTTCTTATTCACCAATAATATGGTGATGATGATTCAACCTGAAATTTGGGTTTCGTATTTTCGAAATCCCTTCGGCACCTTGCTGGGGCTCAAAGAGCCCATGCTGATACCAAGGTATTTGCATTTTGTTCTGGCCTCCGTCGCCGTGGCTGGGCTTTTACAGGCCATTTTCTGGACCTTGAAACAGCAGGAACCGGTTTCAAAACAGGCGGTTCGCTCCGGCCTGAACTGGTTTGCCTGGGCCACCTGTATCCAATTTATCGTGGGTATCTGGTTTTTGATCTCTCTGCCCGAAGATATAATGATGCTGTTTCTGGGTCGGGCATCCTTGAACAGTGCTTTGCTTGCTTTGGGCGTTGTGCTGGGCGGTGCGGCCATTGTTTCGGCCGCCCAGCACAAGGTCTGGCCCACGGCCGCCCTGGCCCTGATCACGGTGGTGGATATGGTGCTGGTCCGGGATCTGCTGCGCAGCGCTTACCTGAAACCCTATTTTTCTCCAAAACAATTGACTGTCGTGCCGGAATACTCCCCCATGATTATGTTTTTAGTGGCCTTTGCGGCAGGTCTCGTCATTATCGCATACATGATTAAACTTGCCGTGTCGTCGGGAAAGGCGGCATGATATGAATTATCCTGTCTGGGAACTTTACACTGCAGGTGGCGGCTTTCTGATTGCCTTGATTGCTGTGGTTCACGTTTACGTTGCGCATTTTGCCGTGGGCGGCGGACTCTTTTTGATATGGGCGGAGAATAAAGCGTACAAAGAAGATTCAAATGTCCTTTTGGATTACGTAAAAAGGCATACGAAATTTTTCCTCTTAGTGACCATGGTGTTTGGCGGCCTGACCGGTGTGGGGATATGGTTCACCATCTCTTTGCTTAATCCGTCGGCGACGTCTACTTTGATCCATACCTTTGTCTTTGGATGGGCTACGGAGTGGGTCTGTTTTGTGGGCGAGATCGTTGCCCTGTTTATCTACTTTTACACCTTTGGGAAAATGGCGCCTAAAGATCACCTTAAAATCGGGTGGCTCTACTTTATTTTTGCATGGCTATCCCTTTTCCTGATCAACGGGATCATTGATTTCATGCTGACGCCGGGTCAATGGCTTGAAAACCAAAGTTTCTGGTCCGGGTTTTTTAATCCCACCATGTGGCCGGCAATGTTTTTCAGAACCTTTATCGCCTTTATGTTTGCAGGGATCTTTGGTTTTTTGACAAGCATGTTCATTGAAGATAAAAAAGTTCAGTACGCAATGAACAAAAGCTGTGCCGTCTGGACCCTGGTGCCGCTGGTCGGTATGCTTGTATCCGGATACTGGTATTTTAAAGTGCTGCCGGAACCGGTGCAATTGATGGTGTTCAAAGGCTCCCCGGAACTTTTGCCCTATTTGACGACATTTTATATCGGTACCGGTGTATTGTTTGCAGGTGCTTTGATTCTTGCGATTTCTTTGCCGTTACCGTTCAAAAAGGTGGTGGCTTTTGTGCTTCTGGCCATGGGACTGGTTTATATGGGCGGATTTGAATTCCTAAGGGAGGGCAGCAGACGCCCCTGGGCCATTTGCGATCACACCTATGCCAACGGCATAAAGAAAACAGATATTCCGAACATTGAAAAAAGCGGTTTTTTACCTGCGGCAAAATGGGTGTTTAACCGGGAAATTACGCCGTTAAATATTATGTCCGCCGGCCGGGAACTTTTTCGTAATCAGTGTTCAAGCTGCCATTCGGTGGGCGGGCCCATGAATGATATCTTGAAATTGACCCAAGGGATATCGGTGTACGGGATCGACTCCCGGTTGAACGGATGCGGAACAATCAGTCACTACATGTCGCCGTTCATGGGCAATCGTTATGAACGCTGGGCCCTGGCAACATTTATTGCAGAGGGGTTGAACGCAGAAAAAGCTGTGGGTGATACCGCCTTTCCACCCCAGAATAAAACGGCAAAAATTCCGCCCTTTGATGCGGATACCGATGAATATGTACTCTTATCCTGGAATAACCTTGGGATGCACTGTATTTCAGACAGTGATCCGTTCTGGGTGCTTTTGCCTCCGGCCAATGATCTGTTTGCCCAGTTGATCAGGCGGGGCGAAATGCCCGAGGTTGTCACAGAAAATGTTGAGATTACCTATGCGGTAGAGCCCGGATTTGAGAAACCAAGTGCCCACGTCAAATTCTGGGAACATGCCCAGTCAATATTTGGCGCTTCCCCGGAGAAAAATATCGGGCTTTCCGGTAACGGGCTGTCCGGAAAAATGCACCTGGCCGAAAAACTCAATGCCTTTGAAGCCACCTTGATTCCGGTCGTTCCGTACAATGACGACGGCGCCTATAATCCCTATCCCAAATTCACCATTACGGCTGTTGATACGCAGACCGGGCAAAAATTGGCGCAAACCACCACCGTGGCCCCGACATCCACGGAGATGGGGTGCCGTAACTGCCACGGCGGCCAATGGCGGGTGAACGGCAAGGCCGGCTTCACCGATGAAACCTCGGCCAATATCCTGGCTGTTCATGACAAGCGATCCGGCACCAATCTGCTGGAAATGGCCCAAAACGGCCAGCCCCAGCTATGCCAGTCCTGTCATCCGGATCCGGTGCTGGGTACCAAAGGACAACCGGGGGTGCTGAGTTTTCCGGCTGCCATACACGGCTTTCACGCCAATTATTTGACCCAGCGAGGCACCGAAGCCTGTTTTAAGTGTCATCCATCCCGGCCTGACGGACCTACCCAGTGTTTGAGAAGCATTCATGCCAAAAATCTGGACTGCACCTCCTGCCATGGTTTTTTGGAAGATCACGCTTTAAGCTTGTTGAAAAAAGAGGCCCAGGATGGAAAACCTGGCGCCCGGCGGCTGATGACCCATCTTAAGCCCCGTACCGTAGCCTCCGTTGATCAGATTAACCCACGCATTCCCTGGGTGAATGAACCGGATTGCCTAAACTGCCATAAAGATTTTGCCCCGGCCGATGTAAAAACGGCAAATGGGTTCAACCAGTGGACCATGGAACTTTCTGCCCTTTACCACCTGAGGCATGATAACACCGGACAACTTATGTGCGAGGCCTGTCACGGGTCGACCCATGCCGTATATCCGGCAGAAAATAAACTTGGTAAAGACCTGGACAATGTCCAGCCGCTGCAATACCAGCAGAACCGGAATCCCATCGGATCAAAACGCTGTTCGGTCTGTCATATTGAATCGATGGAAAGAATGCCGGCCCACCATCCCATGCGGGATTCGGCATCTATGGAAGATATGTAAGGGCACAAAGGAGTCCGATAATGAAGCTGAATACGAAGATTCTTATTATTAGTCTGGCAGGTCTGGGCATCATATTGCTTATCAGCGTACTGGCCACAGCCGTATATTTTAACCGGATCAAAGACGCACAGATTGCAAAGAATGCAAAATCGGCCCAAAGACAGTTTGAAATGGCCATGACGGCGAAAGAAAAGGTGTGGCTGACCAACGCGCTCCAGGTGGCAGCCAATGATAATGTTAAAAAAGCGAT
This window contains:
- a CDS encoding substrate-binding domain-containing protein, producing MKLKKCLSVWFAVLIGLFCAVTVQAGANGELMMATTTSTDNTGLLDYLIPFFEQETGITLKWTSTGTGKALKLGQNCDVDVLLVHAPAAEKAYLAANYGKDRREVMYNDFVIIGPKSDPAGIKGKDISQALSAIKTKEAFFMSRGDDSGTNKKEKLLWKNAGIALPDKEAWYVQTGQGMLATINVTQERNGYTMTDRGTYIKYQDQQGGDAPLTVLVEGDDILLNQYSVLTLNPANCPKAKYELALKFSDWMASESAQKKIGDFRLLGKKLFIPNAK
- a CDS encoding cytochrome ubiquinol oxidase subunit I, translating into MNYPVWELYTAGGGFLIALIAVVHVYVAHFAVGGGLFLIWAENKAYKEDSNVLLDYVKRHTKFFLLVTMVFGGLTGVGIWFTISLLNPSATSTLIHTFVFGWATEWVCFVGEIVALFIYFYTFGKMAPKDHLKIGWLYFIFAWLSLFLINGIIDFMLTPGQWLENQSFWSGFFNPTMWPAMFFRTFIAFMFAGIFGFLTSMFIEDKKVQYAMNKSCAVWTLVPLVGMLVSGYWYFKVLPEPVQLMVFKGSPELLPYLTTFYIGTGVLFAGALILAISLPLPFKKVVAFVLLAMGLVYMGGFEFLREGSRRPWAICDHTYANGIKKTDIPNIEKSGFLPAAKWVFNREITPLNIMSAGRELFRNQCSSCHSVGGPMNDILKLTQGISVYGIDSRLNGCGTISHYMSPFMGNRYERWALATFIAEGLNAEKAVGDTAFPPQNKTAKIPPFDADTDEYVLLSWNNLGMHCISDSDPFWVLLPPANDLFAQLIRRGEMPEVVTENVEITYAVEPGFEKPSAHVKFWEHAQSIFGASPEKNIGLSGNGLSGKMHLAEKLNAFEATLIPVVPYNDDGAYNPYPKFTITAVDTQTGQKLAQTTTVAPTSTEMGCRNCHGGQWRVNGKAGFTDETSANILAVHDKRSGTNLLEMAQNGQPQLCQSCHPDPVLGTKGQPGVLSFPAAIHGFHANYLTQRGTEACFKCHPSRPDGPTQCLRSIHAKNLDCTSCHGFLEDHALSLLKKEAQDGKPGARRLMTHLKPRTVASVDQINPRIPWVNEPDCLNCHKDFAPADVKTANGFNQWTMELSALYHLRHDNTGQLMCEACHGSTHAVYPAENKLGKDLDNVQPLQYQQNRNPIGSKRCSVCHIESMERMPAHHPMRDSASMEDM